A part of Apodemus sylvaticus chromosome 19, mApoSyl1.1, whole genome shotgun sequence genomic DNA contains:
- the Derl3 gene encoding derlin-3 isoform X1 has protein sequence MAGQRLAAGFLQVPAVTRAYTAACVLTTAAVQLELLSPFQLYFNPHLVFRKFQVWRLITTFLFFGPLGFGFFFNMLFVFRYCRMLEEGSFRGRKADFVFMFLFGGVLMTLLGFLGSLFFLGQALMAMLVYVWSRRSPHVRVNFFGLLSFQAPFLPWALMGFSLLLGNSVITDLLGIIVGHIYYFLEDVFPNQPGGKRLLLTPSFLKLLLDDPPEDPNYLPLPEEQPEPQLQPLEQ, from the exons ATGGCTGGGCAGAGGCTGGCGGCGGGCTTCCTGCAGGTGCCCGCGGTGACACGAGCCTACACCGCGGCCTGCGTCCTCACCACGGCCGCAGTG CAGCTGGAGCTCCTCAGCCCCTTCCAGCTCTACTTCAACCCGCACCTGGTGTTCCGGAAGTTCCAG GTCTGGAGGCTCATCACTACCTTCCTCTTCTTCGGGCCCCTGGGATTCGGCTTCTTTTTCAACATGCTCTTCGT GTTCCGCTACTGCCGCATGCTGGAGGAGGGGTCTTTCCGAGGCCGCAAGGCCGACTTCGTTTTCATGTTTCTCTTCGGTGGTGTTCTTATGACT CTGCTGGGATTCCTGGGCAGCCTGTTCTTCCTGGGCCAGGCCCTCATGGCCATGCTGGTCTATGTGTGGAGCCGTCGCAGCCCTCACGTGAGAGTCAACTTCTTCGGCTTACTCAGCTTCCAGGCACCATTCCTGCCCTGGGCTCTCATGGGCTTCTCGCTGCTGCTGGGCAACTCGGTTATCACAGACCTGCTAG GGATCATTGTGGGCCACATCTATTACTTCCTAGAAGATGTGTTTCCTAACCAGCCGGGAGGCAAGAGACTGCTGCTGACACCCAGCTTCTT GAAGCTGTTACTAGATGACCCTCCGGAGGACCCCAACTACCTGCCCCTtcctgaagagcagccagagccccAACTGCAGCCCCTGGAGCAGTAA
- the Derl3 gene encoding derlin-3 isoform X4, with translation MAGQRLAAGFLQVPAVTRAYTAACVLTTAAVLELLSPFQLYFNPHLVFRKFQCCRFRYCRMLEEGSFRGRKADFVFMFLFGGVLMTLLGFLGSLFFLGQALMAMLVYVWSRRSPHVRVNFFGLLSFQAPFLPWALMGFSLLLGNSVITDLLGIIVGHIYYFLEDVFPNQPGGKRLLLTPSFLKLLLDDPPEDPNYLPLPEEQPEPQLQPLEQ, from the exons ATGGCTGGGCAGAGGCTGGCGGCGGGCTTCCTGCAGGTGCCCGCGGTGACACGAGCCTACACCGCGGCCTGCGTCCTCACCACGGCCGCAGTG CTGGAGCTCCTCAGCCCCTTCCAGCTCTACTTCAACCCGCACCTGGTGTTCCGGAAGTTCCAG TGTTGCAGGTTCCGCTACTGCCGCATGCTGGAGGAGGGGTCTTTCCGAGGCCGCAAGGCCGACTTCGTTTTCATGTTTCTCTTCGGTGGTGTTCTTATGACT CTGCTGGGATTCCTGGGCAGCCTGTTCTTCCTGGGCCAGGCCCTCATGGCCATGCTGGTCTATGTGTGGAGCCGTCGCAGCCCTCACGTGAGAGTCAACTTCTTCGGCTTACTCAGCTTCCAGGCACCATTCCTGCCCTGGGCTCTCATGGGCTTCTCGCTGCTGCTGGGCAACTCGGTTATCACAGACCTGCTAG GGATCATTGTGGGCCACATCTATTACTTCCTAGAAGATGTGTTTCCTAACCAGCCGGGAGGCAAGAGACTGCTGCTGACACCCAGCTTCTT GAAGCTGTTACTAGATGACCCTCCGGAGGACCCCAACTACCTGCCCCTtcctgaagagcagccagagccccAACTGCAGCCCCTGGAGCAGTAA
- the Derl3 gene encoding derlin-3 isoform X3, which produces MAGQRLAAGFLQVPAVTRAYTAACVLTTAAVQLELLSPFQLYFNPHLVFRKFQCCRFRYCRMLEEGSFRGRKADFVFMFLFGGVLMTLLGFLGSLFFLGQALMAMLVYVWSRRSPHVRVNFFGLLSFQAPFLPWALMGFSLLLGNSVITDLLGIIVGHIYYFLEDVFPNQPGGKRLLLTPSFLKLLLDDPPEDPNYLPLPEEQPEPQLQPLEQ; this is translated from the exons ATGGCTGGGCAGAGGCTGGCGGCGGGCTTCCTGCAGGTGCCCGCGGTGACACGAGCCTACACCGCGGCCTGCGTCCTCACCACGGCCGCAGTG CAGCTGGAGCTCCTCAGCCCCTTCCAGCTCTACTTCAACCCGCACCTGGTGTTCCGGAAGTTCCAG TGTTGCAGGTTCCGCTACTGCCGCATGCTGGAGGAGGGGTCTTTCCGAGGCCGCAAGGCCGACTTCGTTTTCATGTTTCTCTTCGGTGGTGTTCTTATGACT CTGCTGGGATTCCTGGGCAGCCTGTTCTTCCTGGGCCAGGCCCTCATGGCCATGCTGGTCTATGTGTGGAGCCGTCGCAGCCCTCACGTGAGAGTCAACTTCTTCGGCTTACTCAGCTTCCAGGCACCATTCCTGCCCTGGGCTCTCATGGGCTTCTCGCTGCTGCTGGGCAACTCGGTTATCACAGACCTGCTAG GGATCATTGTGGGCCACATCTATTACTTCCTAGAAGATGTGTTTCCTAACCAGCCGGGAGGCAAGAGACTGCTGCTGACACCCAGCTTCTT GAAGCTGTTACTAGATGACCCTCCGGAGGACCCCAACTACCTGCCCCTtcctgaagagcagccagagccccAACTGCAGCCCCTGGAGCAGTAA
- the Derl3 gene encoding derlin-3 isoform X2 — MAGQRLAAGFLQVPAVTRAYTAACVLTTAAVLELLSPFQLYFNPHLVFRKFQVWRLITTFLFFGPLGFGFFFNMLFVFRYCRMLEEGSFRGRKADFVFMFLFGGVLMTLLGFLGSLFFLGQALMAMLVYVWSRRSPHVRVNFFGLLSFQAPFLPWALMGFSLLLGNSVITDLLGIIVGHIYYFLEDVFPNQPGGKRLLLTPSFLKLLLDDPPEDPNYLPLPEEQPEPQLQPLEQ; from the exons ATGGCTGGGCAGAGGCTGGCGGCGGGCTTCCTGCAGGTGCCCGCGGTGACACGAGCCTACACCGCGGCCTGCGTCCTCACCACGGCCGCAGTG CTGGAGCTCCTCAGCCCCTTCCAGCTCTACTTCAACCCGCACCTGGTGTTCCGGAAGTTCCAG GTCTGGAGGCTCATCACTACCTTCCTCTTCTTCGGGCCCCTGGGATTCGGCTTCTTTTTCAACATGCTCTTCGT GTTCCGCTACTGCCGCATGCTGGAGGAGGGGTCTTTCCGAGGCCGCAAGGCCGACTTCGTTTTCATGTTTCTCTTCGGTGGTGTTCTTATGACT CTGCTGGGATTCCTGGGCAGCCTGTTCTTCCTGGGCCAGGCCCTCATGGCCATGCTGGTCTATGTGTGGAGCCGTCGCAGCCCTCACGTGAGAGTCAACTTCTTCGGCTTACTCAGCTTCCAGGCACCATTCCTGCCCTGGGCTCTCATGGGCTTCTCGCTGCTGCTGGGCAACTCGGTTATCACAGACCTGCTAG GGATCATTGTGGGCCACATCTATTACTTCCTAGAAGATGTGTTTCCTAACCAGCCGGGAGGCAAGAGACTGCTGCTGACACCCAGCTTCTT GAAGCTGTTACTAGATGACCCTCCGGAGGACCCCAACTACCTGCCCCTtcctgaagagcagccagagccccAACTGCAGCCCCTGGAGCAGTAA